A genomic window from Methanobacterium sp. BRmetb2 includes:
- the mtnA gene encoding S-methyl-5-thioribose-1-phosphate isomerase, translated as MKTMLWEDNKLLLIDQTKLPDELVYFECENYQDVVHAIKTMVVRGAPAIGVAAAFGMALAYLAGDDLTKAAEEIKSSRPTAVNLFWAVDRILASDSPVDEAIKMYNEDIETNKSIGVHGSTVIEDGDTILTHCNAGALACVDYGTALGVIRAAFQDGKDISVVCDETRPLCQGARLSVWEMQQEKIPVKLIVDSAAGYMMQKGAIDKVVIGADRIAGGGVANKIGSLMVALAAKRFNIPFYVAAPKSTFDYDNSIYDVKIEERDPGEVLYFGNCRVAPAETIISNPSFDIVPGDLITGIITEDGIIEPF; from the coding sequence ATGAAAACTATGCTTTGGGAAGATAACAAATTATTACTTATAGATCAAACCAAATTGCCTGATGAATTAGTCTATTTTGAATGTGAAAATTATCAGGATGTTGTTCACGCCATAAAAACCATGGTTGTCCGGGGTGCTCCTGCAATTGGCGTTGCAGCAGCCTTTGGTATGGCACTTGCCTATTTAGCAGGTGATGATCTGACAAAAGCCGCCGAGGAAATAAAAAGTTCCAGACCAACAGCAGTAAATCTTTTCTGGGCAGTTGATAGGATTCTTGCTTCTGATTCTCCAGTGGATGAAGCAATAAAAATGTATAATGAGGATATAGAAACAAATAAATCCATTGGTGTACATGGATCTACAGTAATTGAAGATGGAGACACTATTTTAACCCACTGTAATGCAGGGGCTCTGGCATGTGTGGACTATGGAACAGCATTAGGAGTTATAAGGGCGGCTTTTCAGGATGGTAAAGATATTAGCGTTGTTTGCGATGAAACCAGGCCTTTGTGTCAGGGAGCCCGTCTAAGTGTATGGGAAATGCAGCAAGAAAAAATTCCAGTAAAGTTAATAGTTGACAGTGCTGCAGGTTATATGATGCAGAAAGGAGCCATAGATAAAGTAGTAATCGGGGCAGACAGGATTGCCGGGGGTGGTGTTGCCAATAAAATAGGATCACTTATGGTGGCATTAGCTGCCAAACGATTTAACATACCTTTCTATGTGGCTGCACCCAAAAGCACTTTTGACTATGATAACTCAATATACGACGTAAAAATTGAAGAAAGAGATCCAGGGGAAGTTTTATACTTCGGGAATTGTAGGGTTGCACCTGCAGAAACAATAATCAGCAACCCATCCTTTGATATTGTACCTGGTGATTTGATAACAGGTATAATTACTGAAGATGGTATCATAGAGCCATTTTAA
- a CDS encoding nitrogenase molybdenum-iron cofactor biosynthesis protein: MNESKFAHITKAHPCFNEKMHDKVGRIHVPIAPKCNIQCNFCTRELNKCEKRPGVASRVMSVDDAVQHVEKVVKEMPISVVGVAGPGDALANENTIEFFKKIDEKFPDLIKCMSTNGLLLPDKADELAEVNVNTITVTVNAVDPEIGKKIYSNVVYNGKLYEGEEAFKILSKNQLEGIEKIAKKGVVVKVNSVLIPGLNDKHIVDIAREVKKRGASLMNIIPLIPMYKLKDYPKPNCAQLSEVRDAVEEILPVFRACTQCRADAYGVPGREDKHLDMTPASHY; this comes from the coding sequence ATGAATGAGTCAAAATTTGCCCATATAACCAAAGCACATCCATGTTTTAATGAAAAAATGCATGATAAGGTTGGAAGAATCCACGTTCCAATTGCCCCTAAGTGTAATATTCAATGTAATTTTTGCACACGTGAGTTGAACAAATGTGAAAAACGTCCAGGAGTTGCTTCAAGGGTAATGTCGGTTGATGATGCAGTTCAACATGTTGAAAAAGTGGTTAAAGAAATGCCCATATCTGTTGTCGGTGTGGCCGGCCCTGGAGATGCACTGGCCAATGAAAATACGATAGAATTCTTTAAAAAAATAGATGAAAAATTTCCTGATTTAATAAAGTGCATGAGCACTAATGGTCTTCTCCTACCAGATAAGGCAGATGAATTAGCTGAAGTGAATGTAAATACCATCACTGTGACAGTTAATGCCGTTGATCCAGAAATTGGTAAAAAAATTTATTCGAACGTAGTATATAATGGAAAGTTGTATGAGGGAGAAGAAGCTTTTAAAATATTGTCTAAAAATCAATTAGAAGGAATTGAAAAAATAGCCAAAAAAGGTGTGGTTGTAAAAGTAAATAGCGTCCTAATACCCGGACTTAACGATAAGCACATAGTTGATATTGCACGTGAAGTCAAAAAACGCGGAGCTTCACTAATGAATATAATACCTCTTATTCCAATGTACAAACTTAAAGATTATCCAAAACCGAATTGTGCCCAATTAAGTGAAGTTCGAGATGCTGTAGAAGAGATATTACCAGTTTTTAGAGCATGTACTCAGTGTCGTGCAGATGCCTATGGGGTTCCAGGTAGGGAAGATAAGCACCTGGACATGACTCCTGCCAGCCATTATTAA